Sequence from the Fulvivirga ligni genome:
TCCGGTTTGTAGATTATAATAATTTACAACCTACCGAAGAGGTGGAGCTAGAAAAAATTGATGAGGTATATTCCAATGGAAAGTTAGAAAAGCTATCAGAGATTAATTTAGAGTCTATTACAGTCAACTCTATCGAATAGTTCTGACTTTATTCACTTTGAATATAGTATAAACTAAAACCGGCAATGATAAAAGCTGAAGTATCAACAGCTTGTTAAGATTATTCTCAAGTGTGAAGTCAGATATTTTACCCAATGCTCCCAAAATATTGCTGAGGCCAATAATCATTACAAGGTCTATTATAATGAAGGCCATTACATTCAGCCACCATGGGTTAACTTGTCCTTTTAACAAGGTAGCATTGTTGGCCTGAATAACCAGAAAGACCGCCACTAAGGGCAAAACAGTGCCATTTAGGCCTTGAGCCAGAATAATGATTGGAATAGGTTTAATATTTAACACACCAAATATGAGCCCTACTGCCAGCACTGATAACCAGCCATAACTATAGGCCTTTTGATGCTTAAAAATATCTTTAGCTATTAATCCGGCAGCCAGTGGTGCCGTTACTGAAGAGGTAAAACCTGCCACCAATAAACCTATAGCCATAGCCGCTCCAGCCCAGGCTCCCAGGTGATTTCCTACCACCTCGGTGAGCTTAACAAAAGATACCGTCCCTGACATTTCTGTTCCCACCAAGAGGATAGCTATAGAAATAATTCCTCCGAAAAGCACAGAGATTACTAACCCAAACCTCATCCCTTTCAAATCATGGCCGTTACTGATCCCAGAACCAAGAAATAAATTGTAGGGAACAATGGTGGTTCCTATAAGCCCTATCACTATCCACTCACTATCTGACGGGATTGAAGGCATTATTTCTTGAATTTCCCAATGACTAAAATCAAGCTGCAAAGCCACCAAACATACGAGAACGCCCATGACGGCCACCATAGTGCCTAATGACTTAGTGACTTGCTGAACATTTCCAAGCGCTAAAATCAATAAGCAAAGTATACCAAGTATAATTACGCCTAATAAATCAGCCATTGGAATCAATTGTTTCAGACCTGATAAAGCTCCAAGTATATTGCCAGCCTCATAAGCCGCACAACCTATAATCACAGAGACGCCGATTACAGCCATGATTTTTCTTCCGGCAAGTATTTGGGTAATATGCTTACCGCTGACAATGGTAATTCGAGCGGCCATTTCTTGTAGAACAATACATGCCAATGTTGAAAAAATCAGAGCCCAAACTAATTGCACTCCATAAGAAGCTCCGGCTGCGGAAGCTGTGGCTAAAGTGCCAGGCCCAATGAATGCAGCCGAAATAACTGACCAGAAAAGAATTTGTATAAGTCGGGCTTTATATTTCAAGGCAATTTGCTAATTATCTATAAAACAAAGAGTTAAAGTTTACTGACTTTGAACCTGAAAAATCGAGCGGGCTGAGTTCAAAAATTATTTATTAAAATGAAATAAGTGTTCAATGTAACATTTATTTCATTTTGATGAAGTCTTTTTTAAACAAAATCGACAACTCACTACTCAACACTGGTTTGAAAGCTAATAATAAAACTATTTTAATATTGAATAAAAATTATCAGCAATACTGTTCAGGTTCAGCAAGATGTAAGAAATCTCTACACTTACAGGCAAGCTTGGTCAAACGTAAGTTTAGAGCAATAATTACCTTTATAAATCACACAAGATTTGGCATATTGCGTCTCAACCTAATTCAACCAGAAATTAAGATTTTTAATTTCAACCTAAACCCGGGGATTTTTTGGTCGAAGATCATAAAATACCTGTAAACCAGAAAAGGGAGCCAAATGGCTCCCTTTTTCTTTTATGAGTAATACTCTTTTATCAAATCTTCTACTATCTTTTTCACAGGCCGCACCTCCTTGACATACTCTATTGAGGGGCCTGCACACCAGACCGTTTTATAAGTAGCTCCAAAGGCTGCATTTTGAAGACTTTTCATCCCTTTATAAAAGGTGAGCATCTTCACATACTTCTTCAAGGTTCTGTTTTTATTGAGCAACCTCTCTAGCCAATTCTGGCTAGTCCCAATCTTCTGCACATATGGCGTGTTTATAACTGTGCAAGGCGTACCTGACAGCTTATCTGTCATTACTATATCCTTGCCTCCATATTGCACGATGGCCTTTTTATAGTCATCAGAAACTCCTGCCTCGTCAGATGCTATAAACGGGCTACCCATAGAAATACCACAGGATCCTGCTTCCAGTTTTTCTTTAAACTGGGTGCCAGTAGCCACACCTCCGGCAGAAATAACAGGGATATTGCAGGCCTCTTTTAACATTGGGATCAACTCCG
This genomic interval carries:
- a CDS encoding NAD(P)H-dependent flavin oxidoreductase codes for the protein MEPIKTELTEMLGIKYPIIIAPMFLVSNTTMVIEAVKAGITGAIPALNYRTNEEFSAALKEIRSQVSGPIGINLIVNKSNYKLKQQLDTCVEHKVDFIITSLGSPKEVIAACKKNGIKVFCDVTEASYAKKVEALGADAVIAVNSEAGGHAGNIPAAELIPMLKEACNIPVISAGGVATGTQFKEKLEAGSCGISMGSPFIASDEAGVSDDYKKAIVQYGGKDIVMTDKLSGTPCTVINTPYVQKIGTSQNWLERLLNKNRTLKKYVKMLTFYKGMKSLQNAAFGATYKTVWCAGPSIEYVKEVRPVKKIVEDLIKEYYS
- a CDS encoding NRAMP family divalent metal transporter — its product is MKYKARLIQILFWSVISAAFIGPGTLATASAAGASYGVQLVWALIFSTLACIVLQEMAARITIVSGKHITQILAGRKIMAVIGVSVIIGCAAYEAGNILGALSGLKQLIPMADLLGVIILGILCLLILALGNVQQVTKSLGTMVAVMGVLVCLVALQLDFSHWEIQEIMPSIPSDSEWIVIGLIGTTIVPYNLFLGSGISNGHDLKGMRFGLVISVLFGGIISIAILLVGTEMSGTVSFVKLTEVVGNHLGAWAGAAMAIGLLVAGFTSSVTAPLAAGLIAKDIFKHQKAYSYGWLSVLAVGLIFGVLNIKPIPIIILAQGLNGTVLPLVAVFLVIQANNATLLKGQVNPWWLNVMAFIIIDLVMIIGLSNILGALGKISDFTLENNLNKLLILQLLSLPVLVYTIFKVNKVRTIR